In Dysgonomonadaceae bacterium zrk40, one genomic interval encodes:
- a CDS encoding RnfABCDGE type electron transport complex subunit D, whose product MEQKLIVSPSPHVHSGDTIPKNMYAVLIALIPAFLVALYTFRLDALLITALSVLFCVCFEYLIVRFVMKKEPTILDGSAIITGVLLAFNVPSGLPVWILALGALFAIGVVKLSFGGLGNNIFNPAIAGRIFLLISFPAQMTSWPATVMAVETTDAVSSATVLALLKQAPETLPALQQMFLGLEPGSLGEMSAAALLLGLIYMLWKKVITWHIPLTILATVALFTGILYLIEPLPQYNPLIHLFSGGLMLGAIFMATDYVTSPLTKKGMIIYGVGIGFVTVAIRLWGAYPEGISFAILLMNAFTPLINTYTTPKRFGEAVKHG is encoded by the coding sequence ATGGAACAAAAACTGATCGTCTCACCCTCGCCGCATGTGCACAGCGGTGACACCATCCCCAAAAATATGTATGCCGTCCTGATCGCCCTGATTCCGGCGTTCCTGGTGGCCCTCTATACCTTCCGTCTCGATGCGCTGCTGATCACCGCCCTGTCGGTGCTCTTCTGCGTGTGTTTTGAATACCTGATCGTGCGGTTTGTCATGAAGAAGGAGCCTACCATCCTCGACGGCTCAGCCATCATCACCGGCGTGCTGCTTGCCTTCAACGTCCCCTCCGGCCTGCCGGTATGGATCCTGGCACTGGGTGCTCTCTTCGCCATTGGGGTGGTGAAGCTCTCGTTCGGGGGACTGGGCAACAACATCTTCAACCCCGCCATCGCGGGACGCATTTTCCTATTGATATCCTTCCCGGCACAAATGACCAGTTGGCCCGCAACGGTGATGGCTGTTGAGACCACCGACGCGGTGAGCTCCGCCACCGTGCTGGCGCTGCTGAAGCAGGCACCCGAAACGCTGCCTGCCCTGCAGCAAATGTTCCTGGGGCTGGAACCCGGTTCGCTGGGCGAGATGAGCGCCGCAGCGCTACTGCTGGGGCTGATCTACATGCTTTGGAAGAAGGTGATTACCTGGCACATTCCACTCACCATCCTGGCCACCGTGGCACTTTTCACCGGTATTCTCTACCTGATTGAGCCACTGCCCCAATACAACCCGCTGATCCATCTCTTTTCGGGAGGACTGATGCTCGGGGCTATCTTCATGGCGACCGATTATGTCACCTCACCACTCACCAAAAAGGGAATGATCATTTACGGCGTCGGCATCGGCTTCGTCACGGTCGCGATTCGTCTCTGGGGTGCCTACCCCGAGGGAATCTCGTTCGCCATCCTGCTGATGAACGCCTTCACACCGCTTATCAATACCTATACCACACCTAAACGATTCGGGGAGGCAGTGAAACATGGCTAA
- the rsxC gene encoding electron transport complex subunit RsxC has translation MLKSFRLGGIHPKENKLSAGMAIQTIAVPAQVVIPLSQHIGAPCQPVVKKGDKVKVGTLIGKGVGFVSAQIHSSVSGTVLKIDKAMDASGYKRDAVFIKVEEDEWEKQIDRSEQLISDCSLTPKDILEKIAAAGIVGMGGATFPTHVKLTPPPGMKAEVLIINGVECEPYLTSDHQLMMEKSEEILVGITLVMKALNVQRAIIGIENNKKDAVALFTKKVKAFPGIEVQALKVQYPQGGEKQLIDALTGRQVPSGALPISVGAVVQNVGTLFAIYEAVQKNKPLVERVVTVTGKEVERPCNLRARIGTPLTTLIDAAGGLPESTGKVISGGPMMGKALASVDIPVTKGTSGILVVPTLEAKRKAMKDCIRCGKCVQVCPMGLNPTLLMNLTEYEVWDRAEKNAITDCIECGSCSYTCPADRPLLDYIRLGKSKVNGIIRARKN, from the coding sequence ATGTTAAAGAGTTTTCGTTTAGGCGGCATCCACCCGAAAGAGAACAAGCTCTCTGCAGGAATGGCCATACAAACCATTGCCGTTCCCGCACAGGTGGTGATACCGCTCTCGCAACACATCGGGGCACCCTGCCAGCCGGTCGTCAAGAAGGGCGACAAGGTGAAGGTGGGCACACTCATCGGCAAGGGTGTCGGTTTTGTCTCTGCACAGATCCACTCGTCGGTCTCCGGCACGGTGCTGAAGATCGACAAGGCGATGGATGCCAGCGGTTACAAACGTGACGCCGTCTTCATCAAGGTGGAAGAGGATGAATGGGAAAAACAAATCGACCGTTCAGAGCAATTGATCAGCGATTGCAGTCTCACACCAAAAGATATCCTGGAGAAGATTGCCGCTGCCGGCATCGTGGGCATGGGTGGCGCCACCTTCCCCACCCACGTGAAGCTGACACCCCCTCCCGGCATGAAGGCGGAGGTGTTGATCATCAATGGGGTGGAGTGCGAACCCTACCTCACCTCCGACCATCAGCTGATGATGGAGAAAAGCGAAGAGATTCTGGTGGGCATCACGCTGGTGATGAAAGCACTCAACGTGCAGCGCGCCATCATCGGCATTGAGAACAACAAGAAAGATGCGGTGGCACTCTTCACAAAGAAAGTAAAAGCGTTCCCCGGCATCGAAGTACAGGCATTGAAAGTGCAATACCCACAGGGAGGTGAGAAACAGCTGATCGACGCTCTAACAGGTCGCCAGGTACCCTCCGGGGCGCTCCCCATTTCGGTGGGTGCAGTGGTGCAGAACGTAGGGACGCTTTTTGCCATCTATGAGGCGGTTCAGAAAAACAAGCCGCTGGTAGAGCGTGTGGTAACAGTCACCGGGAAAGAGGTAGAACGGCCTTGCAACCTGCGAGCACGTATCGGGACGCCACTGACGACTTTGATTGATGCTGCCGGGGGATTACCGGAAAGCACCGGCAAGGTGATCAGCGGTGGCCCCATGATGGGCAAGGCACTGGCATCGGTCGATATCCCGGTCACCAAAGGAACTTCAGGCATCCTGGTCGTACCCACCCTGGAAGCAAAACGCAAGGCAATGAAAGACTGCATCCGCTGTGGTAAATGCGTGCAGGTATGCCCCATGGGCCTCAACCCCACCCTATTGATGAACCTCACCGAGTATGAGGTGTGGGACCGCGCTGAGAAGAATGCTATCACCGACTGCATAGAATGCGGCTCCTGCAGTTACACCTGTCCTGCCGACCGGCCACTGCTCGACTATATCCGCCTGGGTAAGAGCAAGGTGAACGGCATCATCAGAGCCAGAAAAAATTAA
- a CDS encoding Fe-S cluster domain-containing protein, with translation MSVILTAVATLGAIGAGSAGILYLVSQKFKVEEDPRIQEVQDALPAANCGGCGFPGCAAFAAACVKADSLEGLNCPVGGQVTMERVAEILGQTASKTAKKIAVVRCSGTCEERPRLNLYDGVSNCSIAAALYGGDTGCSFGCLGLGDCEESCTFDAIHINPLTLLPEVVEDKCTACGACVRACPKDIIELRKQGPKSRRIYVSCVNKDKGAVAKKACNVACIGCSKCQQVCPFDAITIENNLAYIDDDKCRLCRKCVVVCPTHSILELHFPPRKETPPEAKEEAATTTA, from the coding sequence ATGAGTGTAATCCTTACTGCCGTAGCCACTTTGGGCGCCATTGGCGCCGGAAGCGCCGGCATCCTATACCTGGTAAGTCAGAAGTTCAAAGTGGAGGAGGACCCCCGCATCCAGGAGGTGCAGGACGCCCTTCCCGCCGCTAACTGTGGTGGCTGCGGCTTTCCCGGCTGTGCAGCCTTCGCTGCCGCCTGTGTGAAGGCCGATTCACTGGAGGGGCTCAACTGTCCCGTGGGGGGACAGGTTACCATGGAGCGGGTAGCCGAAATTTTGGGTCAGACTGCATCCAAGACAGCGAAGAAGATCGCAGTGGTGCGCTGCAGCGGTACCTGCGAGGAGCGTCCCCGCCTCAACCTTTACGACGGCGTCTCCAACTGCTCCATCGCTGCCGCCCTCTATGGTGGCGACACCGGTTGCTCCTTCGGCTGCCTGGGCCTGGGCGACTGTGAGGAATCCTGCACGTTTGACGCCATACACATCAACCCGCTGACATTGCTGCCCGAGGTGGTGGAGGACAAGTGCACCGCCTGTGGTGCTTGCGTAAGAGCCTGCCCCAAGGATATCATCGAACTACGCAAACAAGGCCCCAAGTCGCGCCGCATCTACGTGAGCTGTGTCAACAAGGACAAGGGTGCCGTGGCAAAGAAAGCCTGTAACGTGGCCTGTATCGGCTGCAGCAAGTGCCAGCAGGTATGCCCGTTCGACGCTATCACCATTGAAAACAACCTGGCTTACATCGACGACGACAAATGCCGTCTCTGTCGCAAGTGTGTGGTGGTCTGTCCTACCCACTCAATCCTGGAGCTCCACTTCCCGCCCCGCAAGGAGACACCTCCGGAAGCCAAAGAGGAAGCAGCAACCACAACCGCATAA
- a CDS encoding SoxR reducing system RseC family protein — protein sequence MITHKGIIEQISGEKITVRILQQSACSSCHAKGACMAADSKEKLVDIADHSGQFTLHELVIIEGKESIGYKAVFWAFLLPLLILIAMLVLTTSVWHFSETEAALSALLALAPYYLLLYLFRNSMAHTFQFSIKKNH from the coding sequence ATGATCACACACAAGGGAATCATTGAACAAATCAGCGGAGAGAAGATAACCGTTCGCATCCTGCAACAATCAGCCTGCAGCAGTTGCCACGCCAAGGGAGCCTGTATGGCAGCCGACTCGAAGGAGAAGCTTGTCGACATCGCCGACCACTCCGGGCAGTTCACCCTTCATGAGCTGGTGATCATTGAGGGAAAAGAGTCGATTGGCTACAAAGCGGTCTTCTGGGCATTTCTACTCCCGCTGTTGATCCTCATCGCCATGCTTGTACTCACCACAAGCGTCTGGCACTTCAGTGAGACAGAGGCGGCACTCAGCGCACTGCTGGCGCTGGCACCCTACTACCTACTTCTCTATCTATTTCGCAACAGCATGGCTCACACCTTTCAATTCAGTATTAAAAAAAACCATTAA
- a CDS encoding aconitate hydratase, which produces MIFDIEMIRRVYANLPERIKKAKENLQRPLTLTEKILFSHLSPGVPLINYKRASDYVDFAPDRVAMQDATAQMALLQLMNSGRTSVAVPSTVHCDHLIQAYRNAESDLETANVTNREVYEFLRDVSNRYGIGFWKPGAGIIHQVVLENYAFPGGMMVGTDSHTPNAGGLGMIAIGVGGADAVDVMAGLPWELKMPKLIGVKLTGKLSGWSAPKDVILKVAGILTVKGGTNAIIEYFGEGAASLSATGKGTICNMGAEVGATTSIFPFDEKSAQYLESTGRKDVADEARRIMEHLQPDPEVMADPAQYYDQLIEIDLSELEPHINGPFTPDAAYTISEFGEVVRKNNYPRKMEVGLIGSCTNSSYEDLTRAVSIVQYAREQGVPVKAQFLINPGSEQIRYTAERDGILEEFDKAGATIIANACGPCIGQWKRDDVADNRPNSIVTSFNRNFAKRNDGNPNTHAFVTSPELVAALTIAGDLCFNPLTDTLLNDKGEAVKLPEPKGFEMPPLGYEVKDAGYLAPSPEAAVEVTIDPQSNRLQKLEPFSAWDGKDYADLPLLIRVQGKCTTDHISMAGPWLRYRGHLDNISDNMLIGAVNSFNEQTNAVLDPETLEYMPVPALARKFKSKGVGSIVVAEENYGEGSSREHAAMEPRHLNVKVILVKSFARIHETNLKKQGMLALTFVNKEDYNKVQERDKISVVGLSEFAPGRNLTIELLHADGTKDRFEAAHTYNEQQIEWFKAGSALNAMRR; this is translated from the coding sequence ATGATTTTCGACATTGAAATGATTCGCAGGGTCTATGCGAATTTGCCCGAAAGAATTAAAAAAGCCAAAGAGAACCTGCAACGTCCGTTGACGCTCACTGAGAAGATATTGTTCTCTCATCTCTCCCCAGGAGTACCCCTGATCAACTACAAGCGTGCATCCGACTATGTGGATTTTGCCCCTGACAGGGTGGCGATGCAGGATGCCACCGCACAGATGGCCCTGTTGCAGTTGATGAATTCCGGTCGCACCAGTGTGGCGGTACCCTCCACGGTGCATTGTGATCACTTGATACAGGCCTACCGCAATGCCGAGAGCGACCTGGAGACCGCCAACGTCACCAACCGTGAGGTATACGAGTTCCTGCGGGATGTCTCCAACAGATACGGCATTGGTTTCTGGAAACCCGGTGCCGGCATCATCCACCAGGTGGTGCTGGAGAACTACGCATTCCCGGGTGGAATGATGGTGGGCACCGATTCCCACACACCCAATGCCGGCGGACTGGGAATGATCGCTATCGGTGTGGGTGGAGCTGACGCCGTGGATGTGATGGCCGGACTGCCCTGGGAGCTGAAGATGCCCAAATTAATTGGTGTGAAGCTCACCGGAAAGCTTTCCGGATGGAGCGCCCCCAAGGATGTGATCCTCAAGGTGGCCGGTATCCTCACCGTTAAGGGGGGCACCAACGCCATCATCGAGTACTTCGGTGAGGGGGCTGCATCTCTCTCGGCAACAGGAAAAGGCACCATCTGCAACATGGGTGCCGAGGTGGGAGCAACCACCTCCATCTTCCCCTTCGACGAGAAGTCTGCCCAATATCTTGAAAGTACCGGGCGCAAGGATGTGGCCGACGAGGCACGTCGCATCATGGAGCATCTGCAGCCTGATCCGGAGGTGATGGCCGATCCTGCACAATATTATGACCAGCTGATCGAGATTGATCTCTCCGAATTGGAACCTCATATCAACGGTCCATTTACCCCCGACGCAGCTTACACCATTTCCGAGTTTGGCGAGGTGGTGCGCAAGAACAACTACCCTCGCAAGATGGAGGTAGGTCTCATCGGTTCCTGCACCAACTCTTCTTATGAAGACCTCACCCGTGCAGTCTCCATCGTACAGTATGCACGTGAACAGGGAGTGCCGGTGAAGGCACAGTTCCTGATCAACCCCGGCTCGGAACAGATACGCTACACCGCTGAACGCGATGGTATCCTGGAGGAGTTTGACAAGGCGGGTGCCACCATCATCGCCAACGCCTGTGGCCCCTGTATCGGACAGTGGAAACGTGATGATGTGGCAGACAACCGTCCCAACTCCATCGTCACCTCTTTCAATCGTAACTTTGCCAAGCGCAACGACGGCAATCCTAACACCCATGCTTTTGTCACCTCTCCCGAACTGGTAGCTGCACTCACCATTGCCGGTGATCTCTGTTTCAATCCGCTTACCGACACACTGCTCAACGACAAGGGGGAAGCCGTGAAATTACCCGAGCCGAAAGGCTTTGAGATGCCCCCCCTAGGATATGAGGTGAAGGATGCCGGTTACCTGGCTCCCTCCCCGGAGGCTGCTGTGGAGGTGACCATCGACCCGCAGTCGAATCGTCTGCAGAAGCTGGAGCCCTTCTCCGCCTGGGACGGGAAGGACTATGCTGACCTGCCGCTGCTCATCAGGGTGCAGGGTAAGTGTACCACTGACCATATCTCGATGGCCGGTCCATGGCTCCGCTATCGCGGTCACCTCGACAATATCTCCGACAACATGCTCATAGGGGCTGTCAACAGTTTCAATGAACAGACCAATGCGGTACTCGACCCTGAGACGCTCGAATATATGCCGGTACCGGCACTGGCCCGTAAGTTCAAGAGCAAAGGGGTAGGATCCATTGTGGTCGCTGAAGAGAATTACGGCGAAGGATCCAGCCGTGAACATGCAGCCATGGAGCCACGTCACCTCAATGTGAAGGTGATTTTGGTTAAGTCGTTCGCCCGTATTCACGAAACCAACTTGAAGAAACAGGGTATGCTGGCACTCACCTTTGTCAACAAGGAGGATTATAACAAGGTACAGGAACGCGACAAGATCAGCGTGGTTGGCCTTAGCGAATTTGCTCCCGGCCGGAACCTTACCATTGAGTTGTTGCATGCCGATGGCACGAAGGATCGCTTCGAGGCGGCTCACACCTACAACGAGCAGCAGATAGAGTGGTTCAAGGCCGGTAGTGCTCTGAATGCGATGAGGAGATAA
- the icd gene encoding NADP-dependent isocitrate dehydrogenase → MQVTKQGERLLVPDRPVIPFIEGDGIGKEITPHVQQIIDAAVAKAYGENRRIDWREVLAGEKAFNAVGSWLPEETMEAFRTHMVGIKGPLTTPIGEGIRSLNVALRQELDLYVCLRPVRWFKGVATPLLHPEKVHVTIFRENTEDIYAGIEWAAGTPELKKVLRFLQEEMGVAKIRFPETTSLGVKPVSLEGTERLVRAAIEYALEHGLPSVTLVHKGNIMKFTEGGFKKWGYALAEREFPDRTFTEHKFRQIEAERGLEQAVEEYNQAVASGKVFIKDVIADAFLQNTLLKPEEYAVVATLNLNGDYISDQLAAMVGGIGIAPGANINYDTGHAIFEATHGTAPDIVGKGKANPCSMLLSGVMMLEYMGWHEAGALITTSLEKLFADGYATADLARFMEHGKALTTAQFAQKVTETIKI, encoded by the coding sequence ATGCAGGTAACGAAACAGGGCGAGCGGCTTCTGGTACCCGACAGGCCGGTGATTCCCTTTATCGAGGGCGATGGCATCGGTAAAGAGATCACCCCCCATGTGCAGCAAATTATTGATGCTGCTGTGGCGAAAGCATATGGTGAAAACCGCCGCATCGACTGGCGCGAGGTACTGGCCGGCGAGAAAGCGTTCAATGCCGTGGGCAGTTGGTTGCCTGAAGAGACGATGGAGGCTTTCCGCACCCACATGGTGGGGATTAAAGGGCCGCTCACGACACCCATCGGAGAGGGGATCCGCTCGCTCAACGTGGCACTACGCCAGGAGCTGGATCTTTACGTATGTCTGCGACCGGTACGCTGGTTTAAAGGGGTCGCTACCCCGCTGCTGCACCCCGAGAAGGTGCATGTCACCATCTTCCGCGAGAACACGGAGGATATCTATGCCGGCATCGAGTGGGCAGCAGGTACACCGGAACTGAAGAAGGTGCTCCGATTTCTACAAGAGGAGATGGGAGTGGCGAAGATTCGTTTCCCCGAGACCACCTCGCTTGGTGTGAAACCTGTATCACTGGAGGGTACCGAGCGATTGGTTCGCGCTGCAATCGAGTATGCGTTGGAGCATGGGCTGCCTTCTGTGACACTGGTCCACAAGGGCAACATCATGAAGTTTACCGAGGGTGGTTTCAAGAAGTGGGGTTATGCCCTTGCGGAAAGGGAGTTCCCTGACCGCACCTTCACCGAACACAAGTTTCGCCAGATAGAGGCGGAACGTGGTCTGGAGCAGGCGGTAGAGGAATACAACCAGGCGGTCGCCTCGGGAAAGGTGTTCATCAAGGATGTGATCGCCGACGCGTTTCTGCAGAACACGCTCCTCAAGCCGGAGGAGTATGCCGTGGTGGCTACGCTCAACCTCAATGGCGACTATATTTCCGATCAGCTGGCGGCCATGGTGGGCGGCATCGGCATCGCGCCGGGAGCCAACATCAATTATGACACCGGTCATGCCATCTTTGAAGCAACGCACGGCACGGCCCCTGACATCGTCGGGAAGGGAAAGGCCAATCCCTGCTCCATGTTGCTCTCGGGGGTGATGATGCTGGAGTACATGGGATGGCACGAAGCGGGTGCACTGATCACAACCTCGCTTGAGAAACTCTTTGCGGATGGATATGCTACCGCCGACCTGGCTCGTTTCATGGAACACGGGAAAGCACTTACCACAGCTCAGTTTGCACAAAAAGTGACCGAAACCATTAAAATATGA
- a CDS encoding citrate synthase, with translation MNNEQITKTLSDSIAFTSNIDKELFTKMGVKRGLRNEDHSGVLAGLTRVGDVVGYERQEDGTLKPVPGKLYYRGLDVEELVKGVQSENRLGFEETAFLLLSGRLPSKEELDAVNSLIAQTMPLNHLATMNILSLKGKNIMNILARSVLELYAYDDNPDDISPDNLVRQSLNLIAKFPTIIAYAYQVMRHDQMGRSLHIRHPYEDRSVAENFLFMMKGRDNYTELDVKILDLALILHAEHGGGNNSTFSVRVTSSTETDTYSAIAAGIGSLKGPLHGGANIKVQGMLEDMKQNVSDWTSKEQIDAYLTKILKKEAYDRTGLIYGIGHAVYTVSDPRADLLKGMARELAREKGREEEFNFMELIEERAVDVFLGFKKQTAKSRTCINVDFYSGFVYDAIGLPAEVFTPLFAMARIVGWSAHRIEEMNFASKRLIRPAYKNVREKQPFTPINER, from the coding sequence ATGAATAATGAACAAATAACGAAGACTTTATCTGACTCCATTGCCTTCACCAGCAACATTGACAAGGAACTCTTTACAAAAATGGGGGTGAAGCGCGGTCTGCGCAACGAGGATCACTCCGGTGTGCTGGCTGGACTCACTCGTGTGGGTGATGTGGTGGGCTATGAACGTCAGGAGGATGGTACCCTCAAGCCTGTACCGGGTAAACTTTACTATCGTGGGTTGGATGTGGAGGAGTTGGTGAAAGGTGTGCAGTCTGAAAATAGGCTCGGTTTCGAGGAGACTGCTTTCCTGCTGCTCTCCGGTCGGCTCCCCAGCAAAGAGGAGTTGGATGCCGTGAACAGCTTGATTGCACAGACCATGCCGCTGAACCACCTGGCCACTATGAACATCCTTTCGCTGAAGGGGAAGAACATCATGAACATTCTTGCCAGAAGCGTCCTGGAGCTCTATGCCTACGACGATAATCCAGATGACATCTCACCCGACAACCTGGTACGTCAGTCGCTGAACCTAATAGCCAAGTTCCCCACCATCATTGCCTATGCATACCAGGTGATGCGTCATGATCAGATGGGCCGTTCGCTGCACATCCGTCATCCCTACGAAGACCGCTCCGTGGCGGAAAACTTCCTCTTCATGATGAAGGGACGCGACAATTACACCGAACTGGATGTGAAGATCCTCGACTTGGCGCTGATACTGCATGCCGAGCACGGCGGTGGTAACAACTCCACCTTCTCGGTACGTGTCACCAGTTCTACCGAGACCGACACCTACTCGGCCATCGCTGCCGGTATCGGTTCTCTGAAGGGGCCCCTGCATGGTGGTGCCAACATCAAGGTGCAGGGTATGCTGGAAGATATGAAACAGAATGTGAGTGACTGGACCAGTAAGGAGCAAATCGATGCCTACCTGACCAAGATACTGAAAAAGGAGGCCTACGACCGTACCGGTCTCATCTATGGCATTGGCCACGCCGTCTACACCGTGAGCGACCCGCGTGCCGACCTGCTGAAGGGAATGGCACGTGAACTGGCCCGCGAGAAAGGACGTGAAGAGGAGTTCAACTTCATGGAGTTGATCGAGGAGCGTGCAGTTGATGTGTTCCTGGGCTTCAAGAAGCAGACTGCCAAGTCTCGCACCTGCATCAACGTTGACTTCTACTCCGGCTTCGTTTATGACGCCATCGGTCTGCCTGCAGAGGTCTTCACCCCGCTGTTTGCCATGGCCCGCATCGTGGGCTGGTCGGCACACCGCATCGAGGAGATGAACTTCGCCAGCAAGCGTCTGATTCGTCCGGCTTACAAGAACGTACGGGAGAAACAACCCTTTACACCCATCAACGAAAGATAA
- a CDS encoding NADP-dependent isocitrate dehydrogenase, which yields MQKIKVTHPVVELDGDEMTRIIWSFIKEELILPYLDLDIKYYDLSIQHRDATNDQVTIDAAEAIKKYNVGIKCATITPDEARVEEFGLKQMWRSPNGTIRNIVGGTVFREPIICSNIPRYVQGWTEPIIIGRHAFGDQYRATDKVIKGKGKLTLTFTAEDGEQTSWEVYDFKGDGVAMAMYNTDESIYGFARSSFQMALTKGYPLYMSTKNTILKAYDGRFKDIFQEVYETEFKDAFAKAGITYEHRLIDDMVASAMKWNGGFVWACKNYDGDVQSDTVAQGFGSLGMMSSVLVTPDGKTVEAEAAHGTVTRHYRQHQQGKETSTNPIASIFAWTRGLAHRGKLDNNQPLIDFCNKLEQVCIETVEGGEMTKDLALLVHGNDAPRDSWLTTQQFLQALKRNLEKSF from the coding sequence ATGCAGAAGATAAAAGTAACCCATCCGGTGGTTGAGCTGGATGGTGATGAAATGACCAGAATTATCTGGTCATTTATCAAAGAGGAACTGATCCTTCCCTATCTCGACCTTGATATCAAGTATTACGACCTGAGCATCCAGCACCGTGATGCCACCAACGACCAGGTGACAATTGATGCTGCTGAGGCGATCAAGAAGTACAACGTGGGTATCAAGTGCGCTACCATCACGCCCGATGAGGCGCGAGTGGAGGAGTTCGGACTGAAACAGATGTGGCGGTCACCCAACGGTACCATCCGTAACATCGTGGGGGGGACCGTCTTTCGCGAGCCGATCATCTGCTCAAACATACCCCGCTACGTGCAGGGGTGGACTGAGCCAATCATCATCGGTCGTCATGCTTTCGGCGACCAGTATCGTGCTACCGACAAGGTGATCAAGGGGAAGGGAAAGCTAACGCTCACTTTCACTGCCGAGGATGGTGAACAGACCAGCTGGGAGGTGTATGACTTCAAGGGTGACGGCGTGGCGATGGCGATGTACAACACCGATGAATCGATTTACGGCTTCGCTCGTTCCTCTTTCCAGATGGCGCTGACCAAAGGCTATCCGCTCTACATGTCGACGAAGAACACCATCCTGAAGGCTTACGACGGCCGCTTCAAGGATATCTTCCAGGAGGTGTACGAGACTGAATTCAAGGATGCGTTCGCAAAGGCAGGCATCACCTACGAGCACCGGCTGATCGACGACATGGTGGCATCCGCCATGAAGTGGAACGGCGGTTTCGTCTGGGCCTGCAAGAACTACGACGGCGATGTGCAGTCCGACACCGTGGCCCAGGGCTTCGGTTCGCTTGGGATGATGTCCTCCGTGTTGGTGACACCCGATGGCAAGACGGTGGAGGCCGAAGCGGCCCACGGCACGGTAACGCGCCACTATCGCCAGCATCAGCAGGGCAAGGAGACCAGCACCAATCCCATCGCCTCCATCTTTGCCTGGACGCGGGGACTGGCTCATCGCGGCAAGCTGGACAACAACCAGCCGCTCATCGACTTCTGTAACAAGCTCGAGCAGGTATGCATTGAAACGGTGGAGGGAGGTGAGATGACCAAGGACCTGGCACTTCTCGTGCATGGCAACGATGCACCGCGCGATAGCTGGCTCACCACGCAGCAGTTCCTGCAGGCGCTGAAAAGGAATCTGGAGAAAAGTTTTTAG